GCTGATTTTGATGGAGATGGTCATTGCATAGCAAATCTGGAGGTTGCAGGGCTGCAAAATAGTACTCTGGGATTATTTGGGCATATAAATGGTGCATTGGTAAGAAGCCTGGGTGTAATTAATGCCCAGTTAACCGGAAAATACTATAATGGCGGATTAGCAGGTTTAACATTTAATACTGAAATAAGGGATTGCTATGCTGAAAGTTACCTTACGGGTTATTATAGTACAGGTGGATTGATAGGATGCTGTGCAATATCATCGGAAATTATTAATTGCTATAGCTCGGGAGAAGTGGACGGAGAAAATTTTACGGGAGGATTAATAGGGGTAATTGATAATGATTGTTCTGTAACGAGTTCATTTTCTTCTTGTACAGTGACGGGTGTCGGAGGTGTTGGCGGATTTGCAGGTATAAATAAATGGGCAGAAATCACTAATTGTTATGCTCTTGGTGACGTTAATGGTTCATACACTACCGGAGGATTTGTGGGAGTTAATAATAATGCTGCCATAGAAAATTCCTATGCAGTTGGTAATGTGAATGGTGGGGAAAATACTGGTGGCTTTGCAGGTGAGAATGATGATGGCAGCAGTATTTATCATTGTGTCTGGAATGTAGAATCCTCTGGCCAGGAAGACGGAGTGGGACTAGATGAGGGGTATATCAATGACTTGCAGGGAATGACAAGTGGTGAGATGCAGGTATTGGCAAATTATCTTGATATGGGCTGGGATTTTATTGATGAAGAAATAAATGGTACAGAAGATATCTGGGATATGGACAGCGGCTTGAATAACGGCTATCCCTTTATAACTGCTATAGGCGGGGATGTTTCTGAGGATGAGGATATGCTGGTGAGTACTGTTAATATATTTGCTTATCCAAATCCTTTTAATCCAGAGACGATTTTCAGTTTTGCTCTTTCAAAGCCCGGTAACGTGAAACTGGAAATATTTAATCTGAAAGGGCAGAAGGTGAAAACTCTATGTGATGAATGGAAAACAGATTTGAACCAGAAGATATTGTGGCAGGGAGATGATGCTGCTGGGCAGGCAGTTAGTACAGGAATATATTTTGCTAGATTAGTTTATGATGGGGGCAGTTTCTGTCGGAAGTGTGTTTTAATTAAATAGCTTGTTAACGCAGTAAACTCAGTAAACTTAGTGAACGAAGCAGGAAAGAATCAGGTGACTTTGTTCACTGGGGGGGGTACTATAAATATTTCAGGCAATTATAGATAATTTCACATCTCATTCGAAATTCACAGTGCTTTCTCTTTTTACAGTCCTGATGCGATATTGCGGAATGAAAATTGCTTAAATAAAGGTATTGAGAAAATAAAAAGGGAGTATAAGATGAAAAAGATTGGAGTAGTTTTTTTGTTATTACTATTTTTAGCAGTATTATCAGCAGACAAATTTGAATATAACAAAAGTTTTGAATTGCCTGATATAGATGATAATGGTGAATATGTGCAAATAAGATATGATGACTGTATGTCATTTGGTGATGAGGGTGCACCGCTTATGCCCTGGAAAGGGATCAATCTGTTATTATCTCCTAATGAGCAATTATCAAGTGTAAACATTCTTGACATAAAATATTATACCGATATATCAAGAGGGATGATCCAGCCTTCTGCAAGGCCGTTTCCTATTTCTCAGCCAGCACCAGCTAATTATCATCCGGAACCTGATGTCAGCATCTATGGGACGGATGCGGCATATCCAGAGAACAATCTGAGCGATTTTGGGACAGGTTATCTTTGTGGGCACAGTATTGGCAGCTTGAATATTTGCCCGGTGGAATATAATCCGGTGCAGAATACGATAAGATTTATTAAATCCATAACTTTGAGTATTGAAACATCAGCAGTGGAAAGATCTGATGAACTGGCCGCAAAGCTGAGAGGCGGAGAGCAAGTGCAATCCAGAATAGAGCGGATAGTGGATAATCCTGAAGTATTAAATGAATATCAGTATAATACGCAGAGACTTTCAGATTATGATCTATTATTGATCACAGCAAGTGAATTTGTAGATGAATTTCAGGAATATATTGATTATAAGAACTCGACCGGATATTCTGTGGCAGTGGAAACAACCAGTGATATTTATGCCGATTATCCTGGAGTAGATGATGCGGAAAAGGTGAGAAACTGTATTATAAATTATTATCTAACCTATGGAATAGATTATGTGATACTGGGTGGAGATGCTGGTAATCCTAATGAGGCAGCAATCGTACCTCACCGGGGA
The Candidatus Stygibacter australis DNA segment above includes these coding regions:
- a CDS encoding C25 family cysteine peptidase, whose amino-acid sequence is MKKIGVVFLLLLFLAVLSADKFEYNKSFELPDIDDNGEYVQIRYDDCMSFGDEGAPLMPWKGINLLLSPNEQLSSVNILDIKYYTDISRGMIQPSARPFPISQPAPANYHPEPDVSIYGTDAAYPENNLSDFGTGYLCGHSIGSLNICPVEYNPVQNTIRFIKSITLSIETSAVERSDELAAKLRGGEQVQSRIERIVDNPEVLNEYQYNTQRLSDYDLLLITASEFVDEFQEYIDYKNSTGYSVAVETTSDIYADYPGVDDAEKVRNCIINYYLTYGIDYVILGGDAGNPNEAAIVPHRGFAVSDDPSLPSDMYFSNLDGNWNNDGDGNWGEYGEIDEYAELAIGRMCIDSASEVATLVNKHILYQNSPVEEDIVKAVMVGEELNNSPWTYGGNYKDQIVS